One Streptomyces sp. CG4 genomic window, GGGGTCGCGGGCGCCGCCGCGCTCGGCCTCGGCGCGGAAGGTCTCGGCCAACCGGTCCTTGACCGTGCGGGCGACCACGCTCGCCGGGTGCCCCGGGTTCTTCAGCTCCACCAGCACGGCCAGGTAGGGGCAGCCGTGGTAGTCGGCTGCCACGGAGGCCTGCTCCAGGCGTGCGAAGACGTACAGGATGCGCTCGCGCGGGGTCGCGCTCTGCGGGTCGGGGTGCGCGAGCTGGGCGTCGTACCGCGGGATGCGCTGTTCCAGGCTCGCGGCGAGCATCGCGTCCTTGCTGTCGAAGAACTGGTACATGGACCGCTTGGAGACGCCCGCCTCCCGGCACAGCGCCTCGATGCCGACGGAGACGCCGTCGCGGTAGGAGAGACGGGCCGCCGCGTCGAGCAGCCGGTCGCGCGGGGACACCTTGTCTGTGGAGGCCATGCAGCGAGGTTAACCGGAGCGGGGACGAAAGGAAACCGATCGGTGTATATCGCTCGGCGTCCCGGCCGGTTCCGCCGCGTCCCGGGGACGGAGAGACGCTGATCCGCGTGACACAGGGACTGAACAAGCGCTTAGATAGGAGCCCGGACACCGTTCCCGACCCGCCGGAGGCCCCGTTGTTCACGTCCGTCGACGACGTCTCCGCCCGCCTCGCCGAGACCGGCTACCTGGCCTCGCCCGCCGTCGCCACGACCGTGTTCCTCGCCGGCCGGCTGGGCAAGCCGCTGCTGGTGGAGGGCCCCGCCGGGGTCGGCAAGACCGAGCTGGCCAAGGCCGTCGCCCAGGTGGCCGGGGCCCGGCTGGTGCGGCTGCAGTGCTACGAGGGCGTGGACGAGTCCCGGGCGCTGTACGAGTGGAACCACGCCAAGCAACTGCTGCGGATCAGCGCCGGCCGCGACGAGAACTGGGACGACACCCGCACCGACATCTTCAGCGAGGAGTTCCTGCTCCCCCGCCCGCTGCTCACCGCCATCCGCGGCGACGAGCCCACGGTGCTGCTGATCGACGAGACCGACAAGGCCGACGTCGAGATGGAGGGGCTGCTCCTGGAGGTGCTCAGCGACTTCCAGATCACGGTCCCGGAGCTGGGCACCGTCACCGCGACCCGCCGCCCCTTCGTGGTCCTCACCTCCAACGCCGGCCGGGAGCTGTCCGAGGCACTGCGCCGCCGCTGTCTGTTCCTGCACATCGGCTTCCCGGAGGAGGAGCTGGAGCGGCGGATCGTACGGCTGAAGGTGCCGGGCCTCGGCGCCGCGCTGACCGAGTCGGTGGTGCGGGTGGTCGGGGCGCTGCGCGCGATGGACCTGCGCAAGGTGCCGTCCGTCGCCGAGACCATCGACTGGGCGCGCACCCTGCTGGCCCTGGGCGCCGACACCCTGGACGAGACGGTCGTACGGGACAGCCTCGGGGTGATCCTCAAGCATCAGGACGACATCCAGAAGGCGGCGGCGAAGCTCGATCTGGACGCGCTGTGACCGAGGTCGCCGACCGGATCACCGGCCTCGTCGGGGCGCTGCGCGCGCATGGCGTGCGGATCGGCACCGGCGAGAGCGTGGACGCGGCTCGCGCGGTGGAGGCGCTGGGGCTCGCGGACCGGGAGCGGCTGCGCGAGGGGCTGGCCGCGACTCTGTTGCACGGCCCGGGGCAGCGGGCGGTGTTCGACCCCGTCTTCGACCTGTACTTTCCGCGCGCGGTCGGGGACCTCAAGGACTCCGGCGCGGACCGGGACGAGCTGCGCGACCGGCTGGCCGAGGCCCTGGCCGCCAACGACCAGGTCCTGATGGCCCAGTTGGCGGCCGAGGCGGTCGACGGCATGGGCGGATACGGCAGTTCACCGGGCTCCGACGGCTTCTCGGCGTACCAGACCCTCGAACGGCTGCGCCCGCAGACCCTGTTGGCCCGGGTGCGGGCGGATGTCCGGGGCCGGGACGGCAGCGGTGCCGGGTTCGCGGACCGGTTGCTGGACGACGAGATCCGGCGCCGTATCGAGGAGTTCCGGCGGCTGGTCGGGACGGAGGCGCGGCGCCGGGTCGCCGAGCGGCGCGGACGCGACGAGATCGCCCGGCGCGGCGTCGTGCCCACCGCGGACCGGGTGGACTTCCTGTTCGCCGGCCGGGACCAACTGGCCGAGCTGCGCAGGGCCGTATCGCCGCTCGCGCGCAAGCTGGCCACCCGGCTGGCGGCACGCCGGCGCCGTGCCGCGCGCGGCACGGTCGACCTGCGGCGCACGTTGCGTTCCTCGCTGTCCACCGGCGGGGTGCCGATGCGGCCGGTGCTGCGCCGACGCCGCCC contains:
- a CDS encoding TetR/AcrR family transcriptional regulator, encoding MASTDKVSPRDRLLDAAARLSYRDGVSVGIEALCREAGVSKRSMYQFFDSKDAMLAASLEQRIPRYDAQLAHPDPQSATPRERILYVFARLEQASVAADYHGCPYLAVLVELKNPGHPASVVARTVKDRLAETFRAEAERGGARDPELLARQLVLVFDGASARAGAGVERLDDGLATKTVTALLDAAGMH
- a CDS encoding AAA family ATPase; the protein is MFTSVDDVSARLAETGYLASPAVATTVFLAGRLGKPLLVEGPAGVGKTELAKAVAQVAGARLVRLQCYEGVDESRALYEWNHAKQLLRISAGRDENWDDTRTDIFSEEFLLPRPLLTAIRGDEPTVLLIDETDKADVEMEGLLLEVLSDFQITVPELGTVTATRRPFVVLTSNAGRELSEALRRRCLFLHIGFPEEELERRIVRLKVPGLGAALTESVVRVVGALRAMDLRKVPSVAETIDWARTLLALGADTLDETVVRDSLGVILKHQDDIQKAAAKLDLDAL
- a CDS encoding VWA domain-containing protein encodes the protein MTEVADRITGLVGALRAHGVRIGTGESVDAARAVEALGLADRERLREGLAATLLHGPGQRAVFDPVFDLYFPRAVGDLKDSGADRDELRDRLAEALAANDQVLMAQLAAEAVDGMGGYGSSPGSDGFSAYQTLERLRPQTLLARVRADVRGRDGSGAGFADRLLDDEIRRRIEEFRRLVGTEARRRVAERRGRDEIARRGVVPTADRVDFLFAGRDQLAELRRAVSPLARKLATRLAARRRRAARGTVDLRRTLRSSLSTGGVPMRPVLRRRRPVRPELVLLCDVSGSVSGFSDFTMLLVQALHDQFSKVRVFAFVNRLDEVTGLLGHGRADPDGLSARIRAEAVLTGWHGSSDYGVALGEFAERYGDAVGPRTTVFVLGDARTNMSDPNLAAVRDVARRARRVYWLNPEPRAQWGTGDSAAPAYAELVEMHECRTARQLSALIARLLPV